A stretch of Bradyrhizobium sp. CCBAU 53338 DNA encodes these proteins:
- a CDS encoding electron transfer flavoprotein subunit beta/FixA family protein, producing MKVLVPVKRVVDYNVKVRVKSDGTGVELANVKMSMNPFDEIAVEEALRLKETGKATEVVVVSIGPAQASETIRTGLAMGAERGILVKAEGNVEPLGVAKILKAVVEAEAPGLVILGKQAIDDDSNQTGQMLAALLGWSQATFASKLEVDGADFKVTREVDGGLQTVKLKGPAIITTDLRLNEPRYASLPNIMKAKKKPIDDKSAADYGVDLTPRLEVLKTAEPAGRKAGVKVKDVAELVNKLKTEAGVL from the coding sequence ATGAAGGTCTTAGTGCCGGTAAAGCGGGTGGTCGATTACAACGTCAAGGTCCGCGTCAAGAGTGACGGGACGGGCGTAGAGCTCGCCAACGTCAAGATGTCGATGAACCCGTTCGACGAAATCGCCGTCGAGGAAGCGCTGCGGCTGAAGGAAACCGGCAAGGCGACCGAGGTGGTAGTGGTGTCGATCGGCCCCGCGCAGGCCTCGGAGACCATCCGCACCGGTCTTGCGATGGGCGCCGAACGCGGCATCCTGGTCAAGGCCGAAGGCAATGTGGAGCCGCTTGGCGTCGCCAAGATTCTGAAGGCGGTGGTTGAGGCGGAAGCGCCCGGACTCGTCATCCTCGGCAAGCAGGCGATCGACGACGACAGCAATCAGACCGGCCAGATGCTGGCCGCGCTGCTCGGCTGGTCGCAGGCGACGTTTGCCTCCAAGCTCGAAGTCGACGGTGCTGATTTCAAGGTCACTCGCGAAGTCGATGGCGGCCTGCAGACTGTCAAGCTGAAGGGACCGGCGATCATCACCACTGACCTCCGCCTCAACGAGCCGCGCTATGCGTCGCTGCCCAACATCATGAAGGCGAAGAAGAAGCCGATCGACGACAAGAGCGCAGCCGATTATGGCGTCGATCTGACGCCGCGTCTGGAAGTGCTGAAGACCGCGGAACCGGCGGGCCGCAAGGCGGGCGTCAAGGTCAAGGACGTCGCCGAACTCGTGAACAAGCTCAAGACCGAAGCCGGGGTTCTCTGA
- a CDS encoding AMP-binding protein: MTNAPYMDVHFLKPELDVDRRGDGTLLLRSRHPLTGVGRTVCDQLPKWASEAPDRIFIAQRASNGEWDSVRYESAWQMVQSFGQALLDRGYKRGDTIAILSGNSIEHAIVSFGAMCAGLVVAPISPSYSLIPGGLDRLAHIGNVLRPSLVFVQQVNPYRKVMELEGFKDAEWIAAEPADGVVLFGGLLEVKPGPHFAKAFEDLSPDDVGKVLFTSGSTGLPKGVPNTHRMMASAVAMSAVELEEPPVQLEWLPWHHTMGGNLVLNGVLNNGGSLFIDDGRPTPDAMHRTVANLKVISPTTMINVPLGWSMLVDALKSDAQLCDNFFRRLRRCTYAGAAMPRATLDALQELAVRATGRRIPFGSGYGTTETAPGISTTQWPSETSGELGVPLPGVELKLVPVRDCYEVRVRGPNVMRGYLDHEATQAAFDEEGYYRTGDTATFIDSEDPNRGLRFAGRLSESFKLSNGTWVVAGDLRLTVLNACRGLLQDVVIAGENRDSVAVLAWVNPERAARVASDPSCGSDARRLSRDPSVIEHIRQELENYNHGASSSNRVSAFTLLEDPPSLGKGEITDKAYVNQRAVLSNRAVNVEALYAPETPPGIFVCRPKVRAEVGA, encoded by the coding sequence ATGACCAACGCACCGTACATGGATGTTCACTTCCTGAAGCCGGAGCTGGATGTCGACCGCCGAGGCGACGGGACCTTACTTCTCCGCTCACGTCATCCACTGACCGGTGTTGGACGAACGGTTTGCGATCAACTTCCAAAATGGGCCTCGGAAGCCCCAGACAGAATTTTCATTGCTCAGCGCGCCAGCAATGGCGAATGGGATAGCGTGCGATACGAGAGTGCCTGGCAGATGGTTCAGTCATTTGGCCAGGCCCTGCTTGATCGTGGCTATAAGCGCGGCGACACAATTGCCATTCTTTCCGGCAATTCTATTGAGCATGCGATTGTCAGTTTCGGTGCGATGTGCGCGGGCTTGGTGGTGGCGCCGATATCCCCGAGCTATAGCTTGATACCGGGCGGTCTGGATCGCCTCGCCCACATCGGGAACGTGCTTCGGCCTTCGCTTGTGTTTGTCCAGCAGGTCAATCCTTATCGTAAGGTCATGGAGCTCGAGGGTTTCAAGGACGCCGAGTGGATTGCGGCCGAGCCAGCCGATGGTGTGGTGTTGTTCGGCGGGCTTTTGGAGGTCAAGCCTGGCCCCCACTTCGCGAAAGCGTTCGAGGACTTGTCTCCGGATGATGTGGGGAAGGTTCTGTTCACTTCCGGCTCGACAGGGCTGCCAAAGGGGGTGCCCAACACGCACCGCATGATGGCATCCGCGGTCGCCATGTCCGCTGTGGAGTTGGAGGAGCCGCCGGTACAGCTTGAATGGTTGCCGTGGCATCACACGATGGGTGGAAACTTAGTGTTGAACGGCGTCTTGAATAACGGAGGGTCGCTATTCATCGATGACGGGCGGCCGACGCCGGACGCGATGCATCGCACCGTTGCCAATCTCAAGGTCATCTCGCCTACGACGATGATAAATGTGCCCCTTGGCTGGTCGATGCTGGTCGATGCTCTCAAGTCGGACGCGCAACTGTGTGACAATTTCTTTCGCCGCTTGCGCCGTTGCACCTACGCCGGCGCCGCCATGCCGCGGGCGACGCTCGACGCGCTGCAAGAACTTGCAGTCCGTGCAACCGGGCGGCGTATTCCCTTTGGCTCGGGCTACGGAACGACAGAGACAGCACCTGGGATTTCCACCACGCAATGGCCCAGCGAAACGTCTGGCGAACTCGGGGTGCCGCTGCCGGGAGTCGAGCTCAAGCTCGTACCGGTGCGCGACTGCTACGAGGTTCGCGTGCGTGGTCCCAACGTTATGCGCGGCTATCTAGATCACGAGGCGACGCAGGCAGCGTTCGATGAGGAGGGGTACTACCGGACTGGGGATACGGCCACTTTCATAGATTCCGAGGATCCCAATCGTGGGCTGCGTTTTGCCGGTCGTCTTTCCGAGAGCTTTAAACTGAGCAATGGGACCTGGGTGGTGGCCGGAGATCTCCGACTCACCGTGCTCAATGCCTGCAGGGGGCTTCTGCAGGACGTGGTTATCGCAGGCGAGAATCGGGATTCGGTGGCGGTGCTCGCCTGGGTCAATCCGGAGCGAGCGGCTCGCGTGGCGTCCGACCCAAGCTGCGGGTCCGATGCGCGGCGCCTCTCCCGCGATCCGTCTGTTATCGAGCACATTCGGCAGGAACTGGAAAATTACAATCATGGCGCGAGCTCGAGCAATCGCGTCTCTGCTTTCACTCTGCTCGAGGATCCGCCTTCACTTGGCAAGGGCGAGATCACCGACAAGGCATATGTTAACCAACGTGCGGTCCTCAGCAATCGTGCCGTGAACGTCGAAGCGCTCTATGCACCAGAAACGCCGCCCGGAATTTTCGTTTGCCGGCCGAAGGTGAGGGCGGAGGTAGGCGCATAG
- the panB gene encoding 3-methyl-2-oxobutanoate hydroxymethyltransferase, with translation MSHISQPHAQRVTIPMLQRWKAEGRRMVMTTAYDTVSARIADPVVDILLVGDSVGNVCLGFENTLSVSVEMMNHHVEAVARTKPRALLVADMPFLSFHISVADTIRNAGGFLQRGAAAVKLEGGARRIEMLKALVDSEIPVMGHLGLTPQSVNVIGGFKVQGRTASEALRLLDDAQTLQEVGCFALVLEGIPAELAARVTDSLTIPTIGIGAGVGCSGQVLVFHDVLGLTDEPRPKFVRTYVEGVDTLRDALLRWAADVRSGAFPGAQESYRLPGDLADAIANWAPLNSK, from the coding sequence ATGAGCCATATCTCGCAGCCGCATGCTCAGCGCGTCACGATTCCGATGCTGCAGCGTTGGAAGGCGGAAGGGAGGCGCATGGTTATGACGACCGCCTATGATACGGTTTCGGCACGGATCGCGGACCCGGTCGTGGATATCTTGCTGGTAGGCGATAGCGTCGGCAACGTGTGCCTGGGTTTCGAAAACACGCTCTCGGTCAGCGTGGAAATGATGAACCACCACGTGGAAGCCGTAGCTCGCACGAAGCCTCGTGCGTTGCTGGTCGCCGATATGCCCTTTCTCAGCTTTCACATCAGCGTCGCGGACACAATACGCAATGCCGGCGGGTTTCTTCAGCGTGGCGCAGCCGCAGTAAAACTGGAGGGCGGCGCGAGGCGCATCGAGATGCTGAAGGCCCTTGTCGACAGCGAAATCCCCGTAATGGGCCATCTGGGGCTGACCCCACAGAGCGTCAACGTCATAGGTGGTTTCAAGGTGCAGGGTCGGACGGCGAGCGAGGCGCTGCGGCTGCTGGATGATGCACAGACGCTGCAGGAAGTCGGCTGTTTTGCGCTGGTGTTGGAGGGAATTCCGGCCGAGCTTGCCGCTCGTGTTACCGACTCGTTGACGATACCGACGATTGGTATTGGTGCAGGAGTAGGGTGCTCGGGGCAAGTTCTTGTATTCCACGACGTGCTAGGCTTGACCGATGAGCCGCGACCAAAATTCGTTCGAACTTATGTCGAAGGGGTCGACACGTTGCGGGACGCGCTTTTGCGTTGGGCCGCGGATGTCCGCAGCGGCGCCTTCCCTGGGGCGCAGGAATCGTATCGTCTGCCCGGTGACTTGGCCGATGCCATCGCAAATTGGGCGCCCCTCAATTCAAAATGA
- the panD gene encoding aspartate 1-decarboxylase, with translation MRKVLAAKLHGIHVTEANLHYHGSITLDPDHCQDAGILPMEFVEIWNKNSGARISTYVIFGARGSRCCVLNGAAARTCQVGDQIIVCSSQYLDGARIVDLRPKILAFDRDNRVVDRLTYSVKADSVGGHHFEIADEKGDLKPVPLRAAESN, from the coding sequence ATGAGAAAAGTTCTCGCCGCTAAACTGCACGGCATTCACGTTACCGAAGCCAATCTTCACTATCACGGCTCGATCACTCTCGATCCGGACCATTGCCAAGATGCGGGCATTCTGCCGATGGAGTTCGTGGAGATTTGGAACAAGAATTCCGGAGCTCGTATTTCAACGTATGTCATTTTTGGCGCTCGCGGATCCCGCTGTTGCGTGCTCAACGGGGCCGCAGCGCGGACCTGCCAGGTCGGCGACCAGATCATCGTCTGCAGCTCGCAATACTTGGATGGCGCGCGCATCGTCGATCTGAGGCCCAAGATCCTGGCATTCGACCGCGATAACCGCGTCGTCGATCGTCTGACGTACTCGGTCAAGGCGGACTCGGTCGGAGGCCATCATTTCGAAATAGCGGATGAGAAGGGCGATTTGAAGCCTGTTCCGCTCCGTGCTGCGGAATCTAACTGA
- a CDS encoding 2-hydroxychromene-2-carboxylate isomerase — protein MPVVDFYFDFRSPYSYLANSQVTAIPNIEITYRPMDVAAVMRQVGNTPTTIVCAAKGKYAGVDLQRWAAHYGIALKRQKDPKAIDGRRLLRAAIKALEGGDGSRAIHAIFNAMWVTGAPLVTPDDVAAVLTAAGMNAASMAASLDDEDLDKQLTESSSLAGDLGVFGAPTFIIGGEMFFGNDRLDFLRKHLEKLQ, from the coding sequence ATGCCTGTGGTTGATTTCTACTTCGATTTTCGGAGCCCATATTCATATCTTGCGAACAGTCAGGTAACGGCGATTCCAAATATCGAGATTACTTATCGCCCGATGGATGTGGCCGCAGTGATGCGACAGGTTGGCAATACGCCGACGACGATCGTCTGCGCGGCAAAGGGAAAGTACGCAGGGGTCGACCTTCAGCGCTGGGCAGCGCACTACGGAATAGCCCTCAAACGCCAGAAGGATCCCAAGGCGATCGACGGTCGGCGACTGTTGCGCGCTGCGATCAAGGCGTTAGAGGGCGGAGATGGAAGCAGGGCGATTCATGCCATTTTCAATGCAATGTGGGTGACAGGCGCACCACTTGTCACTCCTGACGATGTGGCAGCCGTACTCACTGCCGCCGGTATGAACGCAGCTTCGATGGCGGCGTCGTTGGATGATGAAGACCTCGATAAGCAACTGACGGAATCGAGCAGTCTGGCGGGTGATCTGGGCGTATTCGGTGCTCCGACCTTCATTATCGGTGGCGAGATGTTCTTCGGCAACGATCGTCTCGACTTCCTGCGGAAGCATCTGGAGAAACTACAGTGA
- a CDS encoding acetyl-CoA C-acyltransferase — MTTEAVIVSTARTGVGKAYRGALNYTEGPTLAGHVMAEAVKRAGIEPGDVEDVVMGCAMQQGTMVMNVARKGAIRAGLPITVAGTTIDRQCASGLQAIAVAARSVMLDGVEIAIGGGIESISLVQNEHMNKFHAVDDELMAMKPEMYMSMLDTAEVVAERYKIGRDKQDEYSLECQRRIGAALQAGRFNDEIVPFTTKMAVVDKDTKQVSFHEVTLSKDEGPRPDTTAEGLAKIKPVFEGKTISAGNASQLSDGASACVIMSDKIAAKRGLKPLGIFRGFVAAGVEPEEMGVGPVAAIPRLLKRHNLKIDDIDLWELNEAYAVQVIYCRDKLGIDPAKLNVNGGSIAIGHPYGMTGARLTGHLLIEGRRRKAKYGVVTMCIGGGMGAAGLFEILH, encoded by the coding sequence GGAGGCCGTCAAGCGCGCGGGCATCGAGCCGGGCGACGTCGAAGATGTGGTCATGGGCTGCGCCATGCAGCAAGGCACCATGGTGATGAATGTCGCCCGTAAGGGCGCAATCCGCGCCGGCCTTCCCATTACCGTCGCCGGCACCACGATCGACCGGCAATGCGCCTCGGGCCTTCAGGCGATCGCGGTCGCAGCGCGCTCAGTTATGCTCGACGGCGTCGAAATAGCGATCGGCGGCGGCATCGAGTCGATCAGCCTTGTGCAGAACGAGCACATGAACAAGTTCCACGCCGTTGACGATGAGCTGATGGCGATGAAGCCCGAAATGTACATGTCGATGCTCGACACCGCCGAGGTCGTCGCCGAACGCTACAAGATCGGCCGCGACAAGCAGGATGAATATAGCCTCGAGTGCCAGCGCCGGATCGGAGCCGCGCTACAGGCCGGCCGATTCAACGACGAAATCGTGCCGTTCACTACCAAGATGGCCGTGGTTGACAAGGACACCAAGCAAGTTTCCTTCCATGAGGTGACGCTGTCGAAGGACGAGGGGCCTCGTCCCGACACTACGGCCGAAGGCCTGGCCAAGATCAAACCGGTTTTCGAAGGGAAGACCATCAGCGCCGGCAATGCCAGCCAGCTCTCCGATGGTGCCTCGGCTTGCGTCATCATGAGCGACAAGATCGCAGCCAAGAGAGGCCTCAAGCCGCTAGGCATCTTCCGCGGCTTCGTCGCCGCCGGTGTCGAGCCCGAAGAGATGGGCGTCGGCCCAGTGGCCGCAATCCCGCGGTTGCTCAAGCGACACAATTTGAAGATCGACGATATCGATCTCTGGGAGCTCAACGAGGCCTACGCGGTGCAGGTGATCTATTGCCGCGACAAGCTCGGCATCGATCCCGCGAAGCTCAATGTCAACGGAGGTTCCATCGCTATCGGTCATCCCTACGGCATGACCGGCGCACGATTGACGGGCCACCTTCTGATCGAGGGACGTCGGCGCAAGGCAAAATATGGCGTGGTGACAATGTGCATCGGCGGCGGAATGGGTGCCGCGGGCCTATTCGAAATCTTGCACTAG
- a CDS encoding SDR family NAD(P)-dependent oxidoreductase: MSKLASPIAVVTGVGPGTGSALVRRFAAGGYRVAMLARDERRLKDLQAEIPNAASFPCDVADPVALETTLTQIDRSLGTPKVVVHNAVGGAFGGFTEIDPGILRTNFETNVMALLHLARHVVPPMAAADGGSLIVTGNTSALRGRQRFAGFAPTKAAQRILAESIAREMGPKGVHVAYLVIDAVIDVPWARERYKDAADDFFIKPSAIAEEVWHVAHQDRSAWSFLTEVRPYRETW; encoded by the coding sequence GTGAGTAAACTGGCGAGTCCGATTGCCGTTGTGACCGGCGTTGGCCCAGGCACAGGTTCCGCTCTCGTACGTCGATTTGCTGCCGGAGGTTATCGGGTCGCCATGTTGGCTCGCGATGAGCGGCGTCTAAAGGATTTGCAGGCGGAGATACCAAATGCCGCGTCATTTCCATGCGATGTTGCCGATCCAGTCGCATTGGAGACGACACTCACCCAAATCGATCGTTCCCTTGGCACTCCGAAGGTCGTTGTTCACAACGCGGTGGGAGGGGCATTCGGCGGATTTACGGAGATCGATCCTGGCATTCTTCGCACCAACTTCGAAACGAACGTGATGGCTCTTCTGCACCTCGCGCGCCATGTGGTTCCCCCCATGGCGGCGGCCGACGGTGGTTCCCTGATCGTTACCGGCAACACATCGGCACTACGGGGCCGCCAGCGCTTCGCAGGTTTCGCGCCGACGAAAGCCGCGCAACGCATCCTCGCTGAATCGATTGCGCGCGAGATGGGCCCTAAAGGAGTGCATGTCGCGTATCTCGTCATCGATGCCGTCATTGATGTGCCCTGGGCGCGCGAGAGGTACAAGGACGCAGCGGATGACTTCTTCATCAAGCCCTCTGCCATTGCCGAGGAGGTCTGGCATGTCGCCCATCAGGATCGCTCGGCTTGGTCCTTCCTGACCGAAGTCCGTCCATACCGCGAGACTTGGTAG
- a CDS encoding SDR family NAD(P)-dependent oxidoreductase — MKTAVVIGVDSDQGLGAQLCKRFAANGLRIVVAGTSKSAIESVALEVLSSGGKALAFVADPTNEADIIALFNVAGPAVDLAIYNAGNRVPRIVSAIYSEAEQFEQVWRGGCFGGYLFGREAIRRMRPNERGTLLFAGASASLSGLAGYAPFGSAKGALRVLAQALAKEYAGDGIHVGHVIVDGGTPDDVHPAGNVVRGDDTISINVLVDAFAHLYNQPRWAWSFELDVRASKEN, encoded by the coding sequence ATGAAGACGGCGGTCGTGATCGGGGTAGACTCGGACCAGGGCCTTGGAGCCCAGCTGTGCAAGCGATTTGCCGCGAATGGTCTGAGGATCGTTGTCGCGGGGACAAGTAAATCGGCCATTGAATCGGTCGCGCTCGAGGTTCTGTCATCCGGCGGCAAGGCTCTTGCCTTCGTCGCCGACCCGACGAACGAGGCCGACATCATTGCGCTCTTCAATGTCGCGGGACCGGCGGTCGACCTTGCGATCTACAATGCCGGAAATCGCGTGCCACGCATCGTATCGGCGATTTATAGCGAAGCCGAACAGTTCGAGCAGGTCTGGCGGGGCGGCTGCTTTGGCGGTTACCTATTCGGCCGCGAGGCCATTCGCCGGATGCGACCGAACGAGCGAGGTACGCTTCTGTTCGCCGGAGCAAGCGCTTCCCTATCTGGGCTCGCAGGTTACGCTCCGTTCGGTTCAGCAAAAGGTGCTCTGCGGGTGCTCGCGCAGGCATTGGCCAAGGAATATGCAGGCGACGGAATTCATGTCGGTCACGTGATAGTGGATGGCGGAACGCCGGATGATGTTCATCCTGCAGGCAACGTTGTTCGCGGCGACGATACGATCAGCATTAACGTATTAGTTGATGCATTTGCACACCTCTACAACCAGCCGCGTTGGGCTTGGTCGTTCGAGTTGGACGTGCGTGCCTCGAAAGAGAACTAG
- a CDS encoding enoyl-CoA hydratase yields MTEHVRCEVSGGVMTLTLARPEKKNALSLGMYGALSHALEAAERESSIRVLLIQGEGDSFTAGNDLADFRSASDHQEGPGEAFRFISNLAHASKPLVAAVQGNAVGVGTTMLLHCDLVFLAENAKLATPFVNLALVPEAASSWLLPARIGYVRAYAMFALGEPLDASSALVYGLANAVVPVGELRQKARNAAEALAKQPAGALRHTKALMRETQRIASQVSLESNLFRERLRSAEAREAFSALAERRLPDFSRLST; encoded by the coding sequence ATGACCGAGCACGTTCGTTGCGAAGTATCGGGCGGTGTCATGACACTGACTCTTGCCCGTCCAGAAAAGAAGAATGCCTTGAGTTTGGGGATGTATGGGGCGCTCTCGCACGCGCTAGAGGCAGCCGAGAGGGAATCCTCTATACGTGTCCTTCTCATCCAAGGTGAGGGTGACAGCTTCACCGCGGGGAACGACCTTGCGGATTTTCGATCCGCATCCGACCACCAGGAAGGGCCCGGAGAAGCATTTCGATTTATTAGCAATTTGGCACACGCGAGTAAGCCGCTGGTCGCAGCCGTGCAGGGGAATGCAGTAGGGGTGGGCACCACGATGCTGCTGCATTGTGATCTCGTGTTCCTCGCCGAGAATGCCAAGCTGGCCACACCGTTCGTCAACCTGGCGCTGGTCCCGGAAGCCGCATCGAGTTGGTTGTTGCCTGCGCGCATCGGATATGTCCGAGCGTATGCCATGTTCGCCCTCGGCGAGCCACTGGACGCGTCCTCTGCACTCGTTTACGGTCTCGCGAATGCTGTGGTGCCCGTCGGCGAGCTCCGACAGAAGGCCCGCAACGCTGCTGAGGCATTGGCGAAGCAGCCGGCCGGAGCCCTTCGCCACACCAAGGCGCTCATGCGGGAGACGCAGCGGATCGCGTCGCAGGTCAGCCTGGAGAGCAACCTCTTTCGCGAGCGGCTCCGATCTGCCGAAGCGCGCGAAGCCTTCTCAGCCTTGGCCGAGCGGAGACTGCCCGACTTTTCCAGATTGTCGACGTGA
- a CDS encoding nitronate monooxygenase family protein yields the protein MKTAITELFGIEHPIVQGGMHYVGFAEMAAAVSNAGGLGLITGLTQRTPELLAKEIARCRDMTDKPFGVNLTFLPALSSPPYPEYIAAIREGGIKVVETAGRSPEAYMPALKAAGIKVIHKCTSVRHSLKAEKIGCDAVSVDGFECGGHPGEDDIPNMILLPRAADELKIPFIASGGLADARGLVAALAMGASGVNMGTRFVATKEAPVHENVKKAILAANELDTRLVMRPLRNTERVLNNAGVERLLEIEKERGASLKIDDIIEEVGGVYPKVMVDGNMDAGAWSCGMVVGLINDIPTVKELIDRIMREAETIIRGRLGGFLDGKPEAARKPALAHL from the coding sequence GTGAAGACAGCGATTACTGAACTTTTCGGCATTGAACACCCCATCGTTCAGGGCGGGATGCATTACGTCGGATTTGCCGAGATGGCCGCGGCAGTGTCGAACGCGGGCGGTTTGGGGCTCATTACTGGACTGACACAAAGGACCCCCGAGCTACTTGCGAAGGAAATCGCGCGTTGTCGCGATATGACCGACAAGCCCTTCGGTGTGAATTTGACTTTCCTGCCGGCGCTCAGCTCACCTCCTTATCCGGAATACATCGCGGCTATTCGTGAGGGCGGCATCAAGGTCGTGGAGACTGCCGGCCGCAGCCCGGAAGCCTACATGCCCGCCCTAAAAGCTGCGGGCATCAAAGTGATCCACAAATGTACGTCCGTGCGGCACTCCTTGAAGGCTGAAAAGATCGGCTGCGACGCAGTAAGCGTCGACGGCTTCGAATGCGGTGGCCATCCTGGCGAAGACGATATCCCAAACATGATTCTGCTGCCTCGCGCGGCAGATGAACTGAAGATCCCCTTCATCGCGTCCGGCGGTTTGGCCGATGCAAGGGGTCTCGTCGCGGCGCTCGCGATGGGCGCCTCCGGCGTGAACATGGGCACGCGATTCGTTGCAACCAAGGAAGCTCCAGTGCACGAGAACGTCAAAAAGGCGATCTTGGCCGCCAACGAGCTTGACACACGACTTGTCATGCGCCCTCTCCGGAATACCGAGCGGGTGCTCAATAACGCCGGCGTCGAACGTCTCTTGGAAATCGAGAAGGAGAGAGGCGCCAGCCTCAAGATCGACGACATCATCGAGGAAGTCGGTGGCGTGTATCCCAAGGTGATGGTCGACGGCAACATGGATGCGGGCGCCTGGAGCTGTGGGATGGTGGTTGGGCTCATCAACGACATTCCAACCGTCAAAGAACTAATCGATCGGATCATGCGCGAGGCTGAAACGATCATCCGGGGACGCTTGGGCGGTTTCTTGGATGGCAAGCCTGAGGCAGCGCGCAAGCCGGCTTTGGCTCATCTGTAA
- the panC gene encoding pantoate--beta-alanine ligase, whose protein sequence is MQTITNVAELRHAVARERRSGNRIGLVPTMGYLHEGHMSLVDACRAACDVTVVSIFVNPTQFGPNEDLNVYPRDFPRDEKLCSEGGVTILFAPDAREVYPAQFQTFVEPGDLATPLCGAFRPGHFRGVATVVSKLFNMVQPDVAFFGEKDFQQCAVIRRMTTDLNLPVEIFTMPTVREADGLAMSSRNRFLDDDNRQRALSISRALLAAEAAFRKGERDVEKLLELAKRHLGEVDRLQYLEVVDAETLKRPESPLRRPAALCVAAYIGSTRLIDNVALKGGLTLRSVAGLDTAALERIDRGITEGRGNARKSR, encoded by the coding sequence ATGCAAACGATAACGAATGTTGCTGAACTTCGGCATGCGGTCGCGCGTGAGCGTCGGAGTGGCAACCGTATAGGACTTGTACCGACCATGGGGTACCTGCATGAGGGGCATATGTCCCTCGTCGATGCCTGTCGGGCCGCTTGCGACGTTACGGTCGTCAGCATCTTCGTCAATCCCACCCAGTTCGGACCGAACGAAGATTTGAACGTGTATCCGCGCGACTTCCCGCGCGACGAGAAGCTGTGCAGTGAAGGCGGTGTCACGATCCTGTTTGCTCCTGATGCACGCGAAGTCTACCCCGCGCAATTCCAGACGTTCGTCGAACCGGGAGACCTCGCGACGCCCCTATGCGGTGCTTTCAGACCTGGGCATTTCCGAGGGGTGGCCACCGTCGTGTCGAAACTGTTCAATATGGTGCAGCCGGATGTCGCCTTTTTCGGCGAGAAGGATTTCCAGCAGTGTGCGGTCATACGCCGTATGACCACCGACCTCAATCTTCCGGTTGAGATCTTCACAATGCCCACCGTTCGCGAGGCTGATGGCCTAGCGATGAGCAGCCGCAATCGCTTTCTCGACGATGACAACCGCCAGAGGGCTTTATCGATCAGCCGTGCGCTTCTTGCAGCGGAGGCCGCATTCCGAAAAGGCGAGCGCGATGTAGAGAAGCTCCTTGAACTCGCCAAGCGGCATTTGGGAGAGGTAGATCGGCTTCAGTATCTTGAGGTCGTCGATGCCGAAACGCTCAAGCGACCTGAGAGCCCGTTGCGTCGTCCCGCTGCGCTTTGCGTCGCTGCCTATATTGGATCGACCAGGCTGATCGACAATGTGGCGCTGAAGGGCGGGCTTACATTGCGCAGCGTTGCTGGCTTGGACACAGCGGCGCTCGAGCGCATCGATCGAGGTATCACGGAGGGGAGGGGCAATGCGCGCAAGAGTAGGTGA